The genome window GCGCGACGCGGAGCCCGAACGGCCCCGCGTCGGGCGGCGGCTCCTGGGCGCACGAGTAGCCGCTGCCTGGGTCGAGCGTCGGCCAGTCGAGGCAGATCGCCGGGCCGAGGAACGCGTCGACGCGAATCACGAGCAGCCCCGCGTCGGGATCGACGCCCGCGAACGCGGCCGCGATGTCGGCTTCTTGCGGCGCGTCGCCCTGAAGGTCGATCGCGACCCTCTCGTACGGGGACCAATCGCGAAGCGAACCGTCGCCGAGGCTCGCGAGCACGAGCGCCATCCCGGCGCGCGAGCGGAGCCGGAGCGCCAGCGCGGCCGCGGCTGCCAGGACGAGCGCGAGCAGCGATCGCGCCTGGTTCGGAATCGCGGGAACCGCGATCGAGCCGATCGCGATCTCGATCGGCGAGCCTGCGCCGGATCCGGTCGAGCTGAGAAGCGCGTCGCCGCCGGAGGGGGCGACGAGATCGACGTAGGCGTGGGCCGTGGTCACCCCGGGAACCGCGGTGAGCGGAAGATGGGTCTCGATCAGCGTCGAGCCGGCGGTCCCATCGCCGTCCACCACGTTCCACGGGGGCGCAGGTCCCTCGCCCACCGGTGTCTCGACGCCGAACTCGCCCGTCTGCGGGTCCGCGCAGCGAGAGTGAGTGACCGACACGACCTGCCTCGTGTCCAGATCGACGACCGTCCGCAGCAGCAGCTCGACGCCGGGCACGGTGCCCTCGGCGGTCGCGCTCGGGCAGCCCGTGCCGGGATTGCGGTCCAGATCGAGCCGCACGGCCAGTACGGCCTGGTCGGCGCGTGCGGCGCCCGCGAGCGCGAGGAGCAGGGCCAGCAGGCCGGCGATCACGGGATCGAGCCTACCACGCCGCCGCTCGGCCGAAGCCAGGAATTCGCGGCCGCGGCGGGGAGCGTGCTAACAGATCGGAGGGTCCGAGAAGGAGGCGTTTGGATGGGCGACACGAGACGATCGATCGCGCTCGGATTGGCGCTGGCCGCCGCACTGACTGCCGCGCCGCGTGACTCGCGCGCGGCGGATTCCGACAAGCCGAGCTACGAGGTCGGGCTCTACGTCTGGGGCAACTCGCTGGTGAGCGAGATCGACACCGACGAAGG of Deltaproteobacteria bacterium contains these proteins:
- a CDS encoding polysaccharide deacetylase family protein, with amino-acid sequence MIAGLLALLLALAGAARADQAVLAVRLDLDRNPGTGCPSATAEGTVPGVELLLRTVVDLDTRQVVSVTHSRCADPQTGEFGVETPVGEGPAPPWNVVDGDGTAGSTLIETHLPLTAVPGVTTAHAYVDLVAPSGGDALLSSTGSGAGSPIEIAIGSIAVPAIPNQARSLLALVLAAAAALALRLRSRAGMALVLASLGDGSLRDWSPYERVAIDLQGDAPQEADIAAAFAGVDPDAGLLVIRVDAFLGPAICLDWPTLDPGSGYSCAQEPPPDAGPFGLRVALTFDDGPNLATTPSIVETLRSEGVPATFFMVGYKLETPETRALALEIHADPLFEVANHSYSHARFTTLTVEQMQSEIAVTNQNLRIALGDACHHPRFFRIPYSASSCASAGVVREYGLSMVGFHVDTLDWCYAIGSGTCSPAYVSWLPPQYQSDMVGWTLTRLALYGGGVAILHDSQANTAAQLPALIAALRGAGVTFVPLGDASVFPLINAAVNPPEPPACCEF